One segment of Marinobacter sediminum DNA contains the following:
- a CDS encoding DUF2489 domain-containing protein, with amino-acid sequence MPQWLQWTLIIGGVAAITLLLIFIRRHAGIISESRRRSEKADAFQKQRRQDMIDSIRVIAMAVETDQVEYSEACLRIKGLLDHVAPELLEQSPFRVFLVVHEKLQHMPTHGARQATETRFVEKMDKERFEVEEKHADEIRRAATAIRHHQFAP; translated from the coding sequence ATGCCGCAGTGGCTACAATGGACCCTGATCATTGGTGGAGTGGCGGCCATCACACTGCTGTTGATTTTCATCCGTCGCCACGCCGGGATTATTTCGGAAAGCCGCCGCCGCAGCGAAAAGGCGGACGCTTTTCAAAAGCAGCGGCGACAGGACATGATCGACAGCATTCGCGTTATCGCCATGGCAGTCGAGACTGATCAGGTGGAATACTCAGAGGCCTGCCTGCGCATCAAGGGCCTGCTGGATCATGTTGCCCCGGAGCTTCTGGAGCAGTCGCCGTTTCGGGTTTTTCTTGTCGTGCACGAGAAACTACAACACATGCCGACGCATGGCGCCCGACAAGCGACGGAAACGCGCTTTGTGGAGAAGATGGATAAGGAACGGTTTGAAGTGGAAGAAAAGCATGCCGATGAGATACGGCGTGCGGCAACCGCCATCAGACACCATCAGTTCGCTCCCTGA
- a CDS encoding molybdopterin-dependent oxidoreductase, with amino-acid sequence MENGIHYRTCHLCEAMCGVAIEVKDGHIASIKGDEDDPLSRGHICPKAVALQDLHEDPERLRKPVRRTEKGWQEMEWDEAFELVAQKLHQTRKEFGRNSVGVYLGNPNVHNHGSLVATMPFLRALGSQNRFSATSNDQLPHMLASLEMFGHQILFPIPDIDNTDLFICIGANPMASNGSLMTVPDFRGRIKSLKNRGGKLVVVDPRRTETGKLADEFHFIRPGTDAFLLMAMVHTLFDEELVDLGPAEHLAKDVDLLRLASLSFAPEAVSKHTGVPAEDTRALARTLANTPKAALYTRMGTSTQAYGGIATWLAYCLNILTGKLDTPGGLLFTQPAIDLVALGAMSGQKGHFGKRHSRVKGLPEFGGEYPASTMADEILTPGEGQIRAFVTVAGNPVLSSPNGQRLEQAFSGLDFMVSVDYYLNETTCHADVILPPTAALERSHYDLIFSMAAVRNFAKYSDALFDAGPDSRHDWQILLELAHRLEKQRNGGHLPIRSELGWRTFKQIGPDPILDLLLRTGPYGTDVGRIRGLTQPAIDLVMDILPERHPLRGMAKLSPLNRRWQQLPKGLSLSALRDNPNGVDLGPLQPSLPERLFTRDGRINLAPRRYLQDLKRLHDQLDQPVQDDLLLIGRRHVRSNNSWMHNSRRLVKGKDRCTLMIHPRDASRLGLQAGDSAEISAQDRKIVLPVEITEDLMPGVVSVPHGWGHNRQGTGQSVAAAHSGASINDVLSDEQIDPLVGTSVLNGQAVTVKVWRPERQRKRA; translated from the coding sequence ATGGAAAACGGCATCCATTACCGCACCTGCCACCTCTGTGAAGCCATGTGTGGCGTGGCAATAGAGGTGAAAGACGGACACATCGCGTCCATCAAGGGTGACGAGGATGACCCCTTAAGCCGAGGGCATATCTGTCCGAAGGCGGTGGCACTGCAGGATCTCCACGAGGATCCGGAGCGACTCCGGAAACCCGTTCGCCGAACGGAGAAGGGGTGGCAGGAGATGGAGTGGGACGAGGCGTTTGAACTCGTGGCCCAGAAACTGCACCAGACCCGCAAGGAATTCGGCCGTAACAGTGTCGGGGTCTATCTGGGCAACCCCAACGTCCATAACCACGGCTCCCTGGTTGCAACCATGCCGTTCCTGAGAGCCCTTGGCAGCCAAAACCGGTTCTCAGCAACCTCAAACGACCAATTGCCGCATATGCTGGCGAGTCTTGAGATGTTCGGACACCAGATCCTGTTTCCGATACCGGACATTGACAACACCGACCTCTTTATCTGTATTGGCGCCAACCCCATGGCGTCCAACGGCAGCCTGATGACGGTCCCCGATTTCCGTGGCCGCATCAAAAGCCTGAAAAACCGAGGGGGAAAGCTGGTTGTGGTGGATCCGCGCCGCACGGAAACAGGCAAGCTGGCCGATGAATTTCATTTTATCCGGCCTGGCACCGATGCCTTCCTGCTGATGGCCATGGTGCACACCCTTTTCGACGAGGAGCTGGTTGACCTCGGCCCCGCCGAACATCTGGCGAAAGATGTGGACCTCTTACGACTGGCCTCTCTGAGCTTCGCTCCAGAGGCTGTCAGCAAACACACCGGAGTGCCAGCTGAAGACACCCGCGCACTCGCCCGCACGCTGGCAAATACCCCAAAGGCCGCCCTGTATACACGAATGGGCACCAGCACCCAGGCGTATGGTGGCATCGCAACCTGGTTGGCTTACTGCCTGAATATCCTTACCGGAAAACTGGATACACCTGGCGGACTGCTGTTCACCCAGCCCGCCATTGACCTGGTTGCCTTGGGCGCCATGTCTGGCCAGAAAGGCCATTTCGGCAAGCGCCACAGCCGCGTGAAAGGCTTGCCGGAGTTCGGCGGAGAATACCCGGCCAGCACCATGGCCGATGAAATCCTGACTCCGGGGGAAGGACAGATCCGCGCCTTCGTGACCGTAGCAGGAAACCCGGTGCTCTCCAGCCCCAATGGGCAACGTCTTGAACAGGCCTTTAGCGGCCTCGATTTCATGGTGTCCGTGGACTATTACCTTAACGAAACCACCTGTCACGCAGACGTGATACTACCGCCAACTGCAGCGCTTGAGCGCAGTCACTACGACCTGATTTTCAGCATGGCCGCCGTGCGCAACTTTGCCAAATACAGCGACGCGCTTTTCGATGCCGGGCCGGACAGTCGTCATGACTGGCAAATACTGCTGGAACTGGCCCACAGGTTGGAAAAACAACGCAACGGGGGCCACTTACCTATCCGTTCCGAGCTTGGCTGGCGGACCTTCAAACAGATCGGACCTGACCCGATACTGGACCTGCTGCTCAGAACAGGTCCTTACGGCACCGACGTTGGCCGTATTCGGGGACTGACCCAGCCAGCCATCGACCTGGTTATGGATATTCTGCCCGAGCGTCATCCATTAAGGGGTATGGCAAAACTGAGCCCACTGAACCGGCGTTGGCAGCAGCTTCCGAAAGGTCTGTCCCTGTCCGCTCTGCGGGATAACCCCAATGGTGTGGATCTTGGTCCCCTGCAACCGTCACTGCCGGAACGCCTGTTCACCCGGGATGGCAGGATCAACCTTGCGCCCCGGCGGTATCTGCAGGATTTGAAACGCCTGCATGATCAGCTTGACCAACCGGTGCAAGATGATCTGCTTCTCATCGGCCGCCGGCATGTTCGCAGCAACAATTCCTGGATGCACAACAGCCGGCGCCTGGTCAAAGGCAAGGACCGGTGCACATTGATGATTCACCCCCGGGATGCCAGCAGGCTCGGCTTGCAGGCCGGCGACTCCGCCGAGATCAGCGCCCAGGACCGGAAAATCGTACTGCCGGTGGAGATTACCGAAGACCTGATGCCAGGTGTCGTTTCAGTACCTCACGGCTGGGGACATAACCGTCAGGGAACCGGGCAATCGGTTGCTGCGGCTCATTCCGGAGCCAGCATCAATGATGTTCTCAGCGACGAACAGATTGATCCGCTGGTGGGCACCTCCGTATTGAATGGTCAGGCCGTTACTGTCAAAGTCTGGCGTCCGGAACGACAACGTAAACGGGCCTGA
- a CDS encoding PEP-CTERM sorting domain-containing protein, whose amino-acid sequence MAWHLLNFQIGKERIPSHKTKQGTPEDGKEMKNLMKFVIPSLTSVMLLWSLSASAVLLGPGDADFEHDPGPPNNTLDADDVAAFFGTSDLSLLYKAEVDPAAEEGPYQSFYSTAFSGDPNDALITWDGPDYISCPECYLVVKDGSQHPQYLFDLGNWNGKDALDLQGFYPDGGAISHVAIFGKSVSVPEPGTLGLLGLGILGVVTMRRKLQKPM is encoded by the coding sequence ATGGCATGGCATCTGCTTAACTTTCAAATAGGCAAGGAGCGGATACCGAGCCATAAAACTAAACAGGGAACCCCTGAGGACGGCAAGGAAATGAAAAACTTAATGAAATTCGTGATACCCTCCCTCACTTCAGTCATGCTGCTTTGGTCTCTGTCAGCAAGTGCCGTGCTGCTTGGACCAGGAGATGCCGACTTCGAACATGACCCAGGCCCTCCGAATAACACTTTGGACGCGGATGATGTAGCAGCCTTCTTCGGAACTTCAGATCTGAGCTTGTTGTATAAAGCCGAGGTCGATCCAGCTGCCGAGGAAGGCCCTTACCAGTCCTTCTATTCTACAGCCTTTAGTGGCGACCCCAACGATGCTCTCATTACTTGGGACGGGCCTGACTACATCAGTTGTCCGGAGTGTTATCTGGTGGTTAAAGATGGCAGTCAGCACCCACAATATCTGTTCGATCTGGGTAACTGGAATGGCAAAGACGCTTTGGACTTACAAGGCTTTTATCCTGACGGTGGCGCAATTTCCCATGTAGCCATATTTGGCAAGTCCGTTTCGGTGCCAGAACCTGGCACACTGGGTCTGCTGGGTCTCGGTATATTGGGTGTGGTCACTATGAGGCGCAAGCTCCAGAAACCCATGTGA
- the rpoD gene encoding RNA polymerase sigma factor RpoD — MSGNSQKSRLKDLIARGKEQGYLTYAEVNDHLPEDIADPDQVEDIIRMINDMGIQVSEVAPDADTLLMTDGDSTADEAAAAEAAAALAAVESDAGRTTDPVRMYMREMGTVELLTREGEIVIAKRIEEGIRDVMAAVAHFPGTAGTVAQAYDRIIENEGRISDIVTGFLDPDGAEPFMPEETPAESANSSDSDSDDDDDSDEEETDNGPDPEETRLRFELLREKLDAANAALEKHGRSDKKTQVALNELGQVFAPFKLANKAFDELVNVVRSTNDLVRENERAIMRICIRDCKMPRKEFIKSFPGNEINLDWAEKITKSKKPYGAPMAERLDEIVRLQKRIQNVQNDVDLDVADIKEINRRVSIGEAKARRAKKEMVEANLRLVISIAKKYTNRGLQFLDLIQEGNIGLMKAVDKFEYRRGYKFSTYATWWIRQAITRSIADQARTIRIPVHMIETINKLNRISRQMLQEMGREPTPEELGERMEMPEDKIRKVLKIAKEPISMETPIGDDEDSHLGDFIEDIQALSPVDTATAEGLRESTRLVLAGLTARESKVLRMRFGIEMNTDHTLEEVGKQFDVTRERIRQIEAKALRKLRHPSRSDHLRGFIDDQGNQG; from the coding sequence ATGTCAGGCAATTCGCAGAAATCACGTTTGAAAGACCTCATTGCACGAGGCAAAGAACAAGGTTACCTGACTTACGCCGAGGTAAACGATCACCTGCCGGAAGACATCGCCGACCCGGATCAGGTCGAAGACATCATTCGCATGATCAACGACATGGGCATTCAGGTATCTGAAGTCGCACCCGATGCCGACACACTGCTGATGACCGACGGTGACTCCACCGCGGACGAAGCCGCAGCCGCAGAAGCTGCCGCAGCGCTGGCAGCCGTTGAGTCTGACGCAGGCCGAACCACGGATCCCGTTCGCATGTACATGCGCGAAATGGGCACCGTGGAACTGCTGACCCGCGAAGGCGAAATTGTCATTGCCAAGCGCATCGAGGAAGGTATCCGCGATGTCATGGCCGCCGTGGCTCACTTCCCGGGCACTGCCGGCACCGTGGCCCAGGCCTATGACCGGATCATCGAGAACGAAGGGCGTATCAGTGACATCGTTACTGGCTTCCTGGACCCGGACGGCGCCGAGCCGTTCATGCCCGAGGAAACGCCTGCGGAAAGCGCAAACAGCTCCGACTCAGACTCCGACGACGATGACGACTCAGACGAGGAAGAAACAGACAACGGCCCGGATCCCGAAGAAACCCGGCTCCGGTTCGAACTTCTGAGAGAAAAGCTGGATGCCGCCAATGCGGCGCTGGAGAAACACGGCCGCTCTGACAAGAAAACCCAGGTTGCGCTGAATGAACTGGGCCAGGTCTTTGCCCCGTTCAAGCTGGCCAACAAGGCCTTCGATGAGCTGGTTAATGTGGTTCGCTCAACCAATGATCTGGTGCGTGAGAACGAGCGCGCCATCATGCGGATCTGCATCCGTGACTGCAAAATGCCACGCAAGGAATTCATCAAGTCGTTCCCGGGCAACGAAATCAACCTGGACTGGGCCGAAAAGATTACCAAGAGCAAAAAGCCCTACGGCGCCCCCATGGCTGAGCGCCTCGATGAAATCGTTCGCCTTCAGAAGCGTATCCAGAATGTCCAGAACGACGTGGACCTGGACGTCGCCGACATCAAGGAAATCAACCGTCGGGTATCCATTGGCGAAGCCAAGGCCCGTCGTGCCAAGAAGGAAATGGTTGAAGCCAACCTGCGTCTGGTTATTTCCATCGCCAAGAAGTACACCAACCGCGGACTGCAGTTCCTGGACCTGATTCAGGAAGGCAATATCGGCCTCATGAAGGCGGTAGACAAATTTGAATACCGTCGCGGCTACAAGTTCTCAACCTACGCCACCTGGTGGATTCGTCAGGCCATCACCCGCTCTATTGCGGACCAGGCCCGTACCATTCGTATCCCGGTACACATGATCGAAACCATCAACAAGCTCAACCGTATCTCCCGCCAGATGCTGCAGGAGATGGGCCGCGAACCTACGCCGGAAGAGCTGGGTGAGCGCATGGAAATGCCGGAGGACAAGATTCGGAAGGTCCTGAAGATCGCCAAAGAGCCGATTTCCATGGAAACCCCGATCGGCGATGACGAGGACAGCCATCTCGGCGACTTCATCGAAGATATCCAGGCGCTCTCGCCGGTGGATACTGCGACCGCTGAAGGCCTGCGCGAATCCACCCGCCTGGTACTGGCCGGTCTGACCGCCCGCGAGTCCAAGGTGCTGCGCATGCGCTTCGGTATCGAGATGAACACCGACCACACCCTGGAAGAAGTCGGCAAGCAGTTCGACGTCACCCGGGAGCGGATCCGTCAGATCGAAGCCAAGGCCCTGCGCAAACTGCGCCACCCTTCCCGCTCCGATCACCTGCGCGGATTCATTGACGACCAGGGCAATCAGGGTTAA
- the dnaG gene encoding DNA primase, giving the protein MSGLIPQRFVEDLLDRVDLAELIGSRITLKKAGANYKACCPFHDEKTPSFNVRPDKGFYHCFGCGAHGDAISFIREFEGLGFTEAVEDLAKRAGLEVPYDQAAKQEIQQARTLTDALDFASRFYQSALKSQQGAYARDYLEQRGLDDAIVQQYQIGYAPPAGTALFDAASKDLKGPLIETGTVSDKYGRPRDLFRNRVMFPIRNGRGKIIAFGGRTLGDDKAKYINSPESDVFHKSREIYGLFEAKQALKQLDKLLVVEGYMDVIALAQHGIHFAVATLGTATNQDSLTALLKQVRHIVFCFDGDQAGFRAADRAMDNALELMADGLHLQFLMLPQGEDPDTLVRKEGPEAFQKRIEGATPLSRYLFDRQSEGLDLQLPENRGELRARVEPLLNKMPRCTLRDAMWHEMLRLCGGRNQWQNRDQQKRGKWNGERRDRVNEERIDVKLSKDSILCLALLEAPDLATEVAELAGSSRQFGQAGNFAGWILEQKVQDRKTLVRKLALDNQARERFYHLFDGIEHIPARESTLAAARELLSPNEEASRQQRLAALLRNLSNLTTEERKELKALSSGTQD; this is encoded by the coding sequence ATGAGCGGACTGATCCCTCAACGCTTTGTTGAAGACCTGCTTGATCGCGTTGATCTGGCAGAGTTGATCGGTTCACGTATAACGCTTAAGAAAGCCGGTGCAAACTACAAGGCCTGCTGCCCGTTTCATGACGAGAAGACACCGTCTTTCAATGTCAGACCGGACAAGGGCTTTTATCACTGCTTCGGCTGTGGCGCCCATGGCGACGCCATCAGCTTTATCCGGGAATTCGAGGGGCTTGGATTCACCGAAGCCGTTGAAGACCTGGCGAAGCGGGCCGGGCTCGAAGTGCCCTATGACCAGGCCGCCAAACAGGAAATTCAGCAAGCCCGCACACTGACGGACGCGCTGGACTTTGCCAGCCGGTTTTATCAGTCGGCACTCAAAAGCCAGCAAGGCGCCTATGCGCGGGATTACCTGGAACAACGGGGGCTGGATGATGCCATCGTCCAACAGTACCAGATCGGCTACGCGCCGCCTGCCGGGACTGCACTGTTCGATGCCGCCAGCAAGGACCTGAAAGGCCCGCTAATTGAAACCGGCACGGTGTCCGACAAATACGGCCGCCCGAGAGACCTGTTTCGCAACCGGGTCATGTTCCCGATCCGCAACGGCCGGGGCAAGATCATCGCCTTTGGCGGACGGACGCTCGGCGACGACAAGGCGAAGTACATCAACTCCCCGGAGTCTGATGTATTCCACAAGAGCCGGGAGATTTACGGCCTGTTTGAAGCCAAGCAGGCACTGAAACAACTGGACAAGCTGCTCGTTGTCGAAGGCTACATGGACGTCATTGCCCTGGCTCAGCATGGCATCCATTTCGCCGTAGCAACACTGGGCACGGCAACGAACCAGGACAGCCTGACTGCACTGCTGAAACAGGTCCGACACATTGTGTTCTGTTTTGATGGTGATCAGGCCGGGTTCAGGGCGGCTGATCGCGCCATGGATAATGCTCTCGAACTGATGGCAGACGGACTGCACCTGCAGTTCCTGATGCTGCCACAGGGCGAAGACCCGGACACACTGGTGCGCAAGGAAGGCCCCGAGGCTTTCCAGAAACGCATCGAAGGCGCCACGCCGCTTTCGCGATACCTGTTTGACCGGCAGAGCGAAGGCCTGGACCTGCAACTCCCGGAGAACCGGGGCGAACTGCGGGCACGGGTCGAGCCGCTGCTTAACAAAATGCCCAGATGCACGCTCCGGGATGCAATGTGGCATGAAATGCTGCGTTTGTGCGGTGGTCGCAACCAGTGGCAGAACCGCGATCAGCAAAAGCGGGGCAAATGGAATGGTGAACGCCGCGACCGCGTCAATGAAGAGCGCATTGATGTAAAGCTGAGCAAGGACAGCATTTTATGCCTGGCCCTGCTGGAGGCCCCGGACCTGGCCACGGAAGTGGCCGAGCTCGCGGGAAGCTCACGGCAGTTCGGCCAGGCCGGAAACTTCGCCGGCTGGATTTTGGAGCAGAAAGTCCAGGATCGGAAAACACTGGTGCGAAAACTGGCACTGGATAACCAGGCCCGGGAGCGGTTCTACCATCTGTTCGACGGTATAGAACACATTCCGGCAAGGGAAAGTACACTGGCCGCCGCTCGGGAGCTGTTAAGCCCGAACGAAGAGGCATCGCGGCAGCAACGGCTGGCCGCACTGTTACGCAACCTTTCGAACCTCACGACCGAGGAACGTAAGGAGCTGAAAGCCCTGAGTAGTGGAACCCAGGACTAA
- the rpsU gene encoding 30S ribosomal protein S21: protein MPAVKVKENEPFDVALRRFKRSCEKAGVLSEVRRREHYEKPTAVRKRKAAAAVKRHLKKLQREQRKFERLY, encoded by the coding sequence ATGCCAGCTGTTAAAGTGAAAGAGAATGAACCGTTTGACGTAGCACTGCGTCGCTTCAAGCGTTCCTGCGAAAAAGCAGGTGTACTTTCAGAAGTACGTCGTCGTGAGCACTATGAGAAGCCGACCGCTGTTCGTAAGCGCAAAGCAGCCGCCGCCGTTAAGCGTCATCTCAAGAAGCTTCAGCGGGAACAGCGCAAGTTCGAGCGTCTGTACTAA